In a genomic window of Deinococcus aquiradiocola:
- the tpiA gene encoding triose-phosphate isomerase, protein MTGPSTLLALNWKMNKTPSEAAAWARELLASLPALPAGTALAIMAPAIDLPALQTALTGSSVQYGAQDVSAHASGAYTGETSTAMLQDVGARFAVVGHSERREYHAESSAVVAAKTRAAMAAGVVPIVCVGEGLAVREQGEHVNYTLDQLRDSLDGVTLTDPASLVVAYEPVWAIGTGKTATALDAEELCAAIRTALTGLLGDAGAQVQVLYGGSVKGGNIAEICGQPNVNGALVGGAALEVQSVLDMVNALA, encoded by the coding sequence ATGACCGGCCCATCCACCCTGCTGGCTTTGAACTGGAAGATGAACAAGACGCCGAGCGAAGCGGCCGCATGGGCACGCGAACTGCTCGCTTCGCTGCCCGCCCTGCCCGCCGGTACCGCCCTGGCGATCATGGCTCCGGCCATCGACCTGCCCGCCCTGCAGACGGCCCTGACGGGCAGCAGCGTGCAGTACGGCGCGCAGGACGTGTCCGCGCACGCGTCCGGCGCGTACACCGGCGAGACGAGCACCGCGATGCTGCAGGACGTCGGTGCGCGCTTCGCGGTGGTGGGCCACAGCGAGCGGCGCGAGTACCACGCCGAGAGCAGCGCCGTGGTGGCCGCGAAGACGCGCGCGGCGATGGCAGCGGGCGTCGTGCCGATCGTGTGCGTCGGTGAGGGCCTCGCGGTGCGTGAGCAGGGCGAGCACGTGAACTACACGCTCGACCAGCTGCGCGACAGTCTGGACGGCGTGACGCTCACGGACCCCGCCTCGCTGGTCGTGGCGTACGAGCCGGTCTGGGCGATCGGGACGGGCAAGACCGCCACGGCCTTGGATGCGGAAGAACTGTGCGCCGCGATCCGCACGGCGCTCACGGGCCTGCTGGGCGACGCGGGCGCGCAGGTGCAGGTGCTGTACGGCGGCAGCGTCAAGGGCGGCAACATCGCCGAGATCTGCGGGCAGCCGAACGTGAACGGCGCGCTGGTGGGCGGCGCGGCCCTGGAAGTGCAGAGCGTGCTCGACATGGTGAATGCCCTGGCGTAA
- a CDS encoding GNAT family N-acetyltransferase, producing MTPTDMPSALTLVTPSQDLLVTYRAALAESHAAGEHLELHPDLLPEYVRRLAERGTHVPEGRVPESVYWGVVDGEYVGRVSLRHHLTPALDAWGGHVGYEVRPSRRGQGYGHRLLAAVLPHARTLGLTRVLLQCDDANAASARIIEAAGGVLECHVTNPHGEPGRRYWIELDPA from the coding sequence ATGACGCCGACCGATATGCCGTCCGCCCTCACGCTCGTCACGCCCTCGCAGGACCTGCTCGTCACGTACCGCGCGGCCCTCGCCGAGTCCCACGCGGCGGGCGAGCACCTGGAACTGCACCCGGACCTGCTGCCGGAATACGTGCGGCGGCTCGCGGAGCGCGGAACGCACGTGCCGGAGGGCCGCGTGCCGGAAAGCGTGTACTGGGGCGTCGTGGACGGCGAGTACGTGGGCCGCGTCAGCCTGCGCCACCACCTGACGCCCGCCCTGGACGCATGGGGCGGCCACGTGGGGTACGAGGTGCGGCCCTCCCGGCGTGGCCAGGGGTACGGGCACCGGCTCCTCGCGGCCGTCCTGCCGCACGCCCGCACGCTCGGCCTGACGCGCGTGCTGCTGCAGTGCGACGACGCGAACGCCGCCTCGGCCCGCATCATCGAAGCGGCGGGCGGCGTGCTGGAATGCCACGTCACGAACCCGCACGGCGAACCGGGACGGCGCTACTGGATCGAGCTGGACCCTGCCTGA
- the gap gene encoding type I glyceraldehyde-3-phosphate dehydrogenase has product MKVGINGFGRIGRLVFRILVERGVDVVAINDLTDNKTLATLLKYDSTAGKFNGTVEYNDDSLTVNGKAIKALAERDPAKLPWGDLGVDLVIESTGIFTDRDSVSKHLAAGAKKVIITAPAKNEDFSIVLGVNEQDYDAAKHNIISNASCTTNSLGVPMKLLDEAFGIEKAIMTTVHSYTNDQRVLDLPHSDLRRARAAAINIIPTSTGAAKAVSQVYPKLKGKFDGTSLRVPTPVGSISDVVVVLSRDVTVAEVNAVFKQAAEGSHKGILSYTEDPIVLQDIVGDTHSAIIDGGLTMAMGSLVKFFSWYDNETGYSSRIADLVQFVEQKGF; this is encoded by the coding sequence ATGAAAGTAGGCATCAACGGATTTGGACGCATCGGGCGACTCGTGTTCCGCATTCTCGTGGAGCGCGGCGTGGACGTCGTGGCCATCAACGACCTGACCGACAACAAGACCCTGGCCACCCTGCTGAAGTACGACTCGACCGCCGGCAAGTTCAACGGCACCGTCGAGTACAACGACGACAGCCTGACCGTGAACGGCAAGGCCATCAAGGCCCTCGCCGAGCGCGACCCCGCCAAGCTCCCCTGGGGTGACCTGGGCGTGGACCTCGTCATCGAATCGACCGGCATCTTCACGGACCGCGACAGCGTCAGCAAGCACCTCGCGGCCGGCGCGAAGAAGGTCATCATCACCGCGCCCGCCAAGAACGAGGACTTCAGCATCGTGCTCGGCGTGAACGAGCAGGACTACGACGCCGCCAAGCACAACATCATCAGCAACGCCAGCTGCACCACCAACAGCCTCGGCGTGCCCATGAAGCTCCTCGACGAAGCCTTCGGCATCGAGAAGGCCATCATGACGACCGTGCACAGCTACACCAACGACCAGCGCGTGCTGGACCTGCCGCACAGCGACCTGCGCCGCGCCCGCGCCGCCGCCATCAACATCATCCCCACCAGCACCGGCGCCGCGAAGGCCGTGTCGCAGGTGTACCCCAAGCTGAAAGGCAAGTTCGACGGCACCTCGCTGCGCGTTCCCACGCCCGTCGGCAGCATCAGCGACGTCGTCGTGGTCCTCAGCCGCGACGTGACGGTCGCCGAAGTGAACGCCGTCTTCAAGCAGGCCGCCGAGGGCAGCCACAAGGGCATCCTCAGCTACACCGAGGACCCCATCGTGCTGCAGGACATCGTGGGCGACACGCACAGCGCCATCATCGACGGCGGCCTCACCATGGCGATGGGCAGCCTGGTCAAGTTCTTCAGCTGGTACGACAACGAGACCGGCTACAGCAGCCGCATCGCCGACCTCGTCCAGTTCGTCGAGCAGAAAGGCTTCTGA
- a CDS encoding WecB/TagA/CpsF family glycosyltransferase, producing MAAPSTTAHPGRPARLDLLGHPLDPVSLDAALDLLGTWIQGPRAPHTVVTLNPEFIMQCRDGSDLAARFTAAIRAADLVTADGVGIVWAAKELLHADVPRAPGFDLSAGLMQRHGPNLRVFFLGAKPGVAEIAAQNAREKYGVVVAGVHHGYFDASDDVRVAELVRDSGADLLLTAMGAARQEIFNEYWREVLNVPVMMGVGGVLDVLAGTATLAPAWTRRLGVEWIWRVAGDRKRWGRAPALARFVGVVRQAKRRAARST from the coding sequence ATGGCCGCGCCCAGCACCACCGCCCACCCCGGCCGCCCCGCCCGCCTCGACCTGCTCGGCCACCCGCTCGACCCCGTCAGTCTGGACGCGGCCCTCGACCTGCTCGGCACGTGGATCCAGGGACCGCGCGCGCCACACACCGTCGTGACGCTCAACCCGGAATTCATCATGCAGTGCCGCGACGGCTCGGACCTCGCCGCGCGCTTCACGGCCGCGATCCGGGCCGCGGACCTCGTCACGGCGGACGGCGTGGGCATCGTGTGGGCCGCGAAGGAACTGCTGCACGCGGACGTGCCCCGCGCGCCCGGCTTCGACCTGAGCGCGGGCCTGATGCAGCGCCACGGGCCGAACCTGCGCGTGTTCTTCCTCGGCGCGAAACCCGGCGTGGCCGAGATAGCCGCTCAGAACGCCCGCGAGAAGTACGGCGTCGTGGTGGCGGGCGTCCACCACGGGTACTTCGACGCGTCGGACGACGTGCGCGTCGCGGAACTCGTGCGCGACAGCGGCGCGGACCTGCTCCTCACCGCGATGGGCGCCGCGCGGCAGGAGATCTTCAACGAGTACTGGCGCGAGGTGCTGAACGTGCCCGTCATGATGGGCGTCGGCGGCGTGCTGGACGTCCTGGCGGGCACCGCCACCCTCGCACCCGCCTGGACGCGCCGCCTGGGCGTCGAGTGGATCTGGCGCGTCGCGGGCGACCGCAAACGCTGGGGCCGCGCGCCCGCCCTCGCCCGCTTCGTCGGCGTGGTCCGGCAGGCGAAACGCCGCGCGGCACGCTCCACCTGA
- the bshC gene encoding bacillithiol biosynthesis cysteine-adding enzyme BshC, which yields MPTRPTETRSVARAYADGDLPEFFRLSPADLPGLAERATFRPDVDRAALVAALRAYHAALGTLDRPLEVQLERLLVPNSAVVVTGQQAGVLGGPAYSVHKGASAALLARELDRDDAPVLGVYWVASQDHDADEVAGTTLLDYSEVLHRLHLDLPQGVPVGRIPWTPGYTRQVHDLLAQFDTPAERRDAVRALLDWAMQGHSYADVFARLLHRLLGPTAARPDGLIVLDPLFPDLARLMAPALRRELTDPLESSRRIEVAAAALEARGFTPQLRRAPGATNLFLEEDGGQRVLLRFAGRTFDADGRSVTRAELDALLDAHPDCLTPAAGLRPAIQDALLPTLAFVVGPGEIAYGAQLREVYALHGLQQPLLWPRLSVTWLESNVDRLLGRFGVTAAAFQADPERALGEALARERGAGAASAERLTELRDLFARLAADLGALDPTLEGAAARTSTRTLLSVARLQDLSVRALARAENDRTRQLSRLKLHLLPAGTPQEREMNFLTYVLKHGHDPVRQLLSQAAGGSVTLRLE from the coding sequence GTGCCGACCCGGCCGACCGAGACGCGCAGCGTCGCCCGCGCCTACGCGGACGGCGACCTGCCTGAATTCTTCCGCCTGTCGCCCGCCGACCTGCCGGGCCTCGCGGAGCGTGCCACCTTCCGGCCCGACGTGGACCGCGCGGCGCTCGTGGCGGCCCTGCGCGCGTACCACGCGGCGCTCGGCACGCTGGACAGGCCGCTCGAAGTGCAGCTGGAGCGCCTGCTCGTCCCGAACTCGGCGGTCGTGGTGACGGGCCAGCAGGCGGGCGTGCTGGGCGGCCCGGCGTACAGCGTCCACAAGGGCGCGAGCGCCGCCCTGCTCGCACGCGAACTGGACCGCGACGACGCGCCCGTGCTGGGCGTGTACTGGGTGGCGAGCCAGGACCACGACGCCGACGAGGTGGCGGGCACCACGCTCCTCGACTACTCGGAGGTGCTGCACCGCCTGCACCTCGACCTGCCGCAGGGCGTCCCCGTGGGCCGCATCCCCTGGACGCCCGGGTACACGCGGCAGGTGCACGACCTGCTCGCGCAGTTCGACACGCCCGCCGAACGCCGGGACGCCGTGCGCGCCCTGCTCGACTGGGCCATGCAGGGCCACTCGTACGCGGACGTGTTCGCGCGCCTGCTGCACCGCCTGCTCGGCCCGACCGCCGCGCGCCCGGACGGCCTGATCGTGCTGGACCCGCTGTTCCCGGACCTCGCGCGCCTCATGGCGCCCGCCCTGCGCCGCGAACTGACGGACCCGCTGGAGTCGTCGCGCCGCATCGAGGTGGCGGCGGCGGCGCTGGAGGCGCGCGGTTTCACGCCGCAGCTGCGCCGCGCGCCGGGCGCCACGAACCTCTTCCTGGAAGAGGACGGCGGGCAGCGCGTGCTGCTGCGATTCGCGGGCCGCACCTTCGACGCGGACGGCAGGAGCGTCACGCGCGCCGAACTGGACGCGCTGCTGGACGCGCACCCGGACTGCCTGACGCCCGCCGCCGGACTGCGGCCCGCCATTCAGGACGCGCTGCTCCCCACCCTGGCCTTCGTGGTCGGGCCGGGCGAGATCGCGTACGGCGCGCAGCTGCGCGAGGTGTACGCCCTGCACGGCCTGCAGCAGCCGCTGCTGTGGCCGCGCCTGAGCGTCACGTGGCTGGAGAGCAACGTGGACCGCCTGCTCGGCCGGTTCGGCGTGACGGCCGCCGCGTTCCAGGCGGACCCGGAACGCGCGCTCGGCGAGGCGCTCGCCCGTGAACGCGGGGCGGGCGCCGCGAGTGCCGAACGCCTCACGGAACTGCGCGACCTGTTCGCGCGGCTCGCCGCGGACCTCGGCGCGCTCGACCCGACGCTGGAGGGCGCGGCGGCCCGCACGTCCACGCGCACGCTGCTCAGCGTCGCGCGGCTGCAGGACCTGTCGGTGCGCGCCCTCGCCCGCGCCGAGAACGACCGGACCCGCCAGCTGTCCCGCCTGAAACTGCACCTGCTGCCCGCCGGGACGCCGCAGGAACGCGAGATGAACTTCCTGACGTACGTCCTCAAGCACGGCCACGACCCCGTGCGGCAACTGCTCTCGCAGGCGGCGGGCGGCAGCGTCACCCTGCGGCTCGAGTAA
- a CDS encoding Crp/Fnr family transcriptional regulator yields the protein MLPSFLLALTAEARAAVLSSTRTLNWSRGSLLHHSDDVAEAAFAITSGHVRLYRLGTGAREVTVSVHGQGEVLGMATLTPGGTYGLYAEAMDDVEALVLGGDNLRQLIRQHPDMAVALTAQVARQTRSLQERLSQLVFLEVSQRLALALLQLAHESSPGGQAAENGPVALRGRISHQDLAYVVGSTRETITKLLGDFRGRGLLDLGYRRIVVTDLSGLQDAARQPLGA from the coding sequence ATGCTGCCCAGTTTCCTTCTTGCCCTGACTGCCGAGGCGAGGGCTGCCGTCCTCAGCTCGACCCGGACCCTGAACTGGAGTCGCGGCAGCCTGCTTCATCACAGTGACGACGTCGCGGAGGCGGCGTTCGCCATCACGTCCGGCCACGTCCGCCTGTACCGCCTGGGGACGGGCGCGCGCGAGGTGACGGTCAGCGTGCACGGGCAGGGCGAGGTGCTCGGCATGGCGACCCTCACGCCCGGCGGCACGTACGGCCTGTACGCCGAGGCGATGGACGACGTCGAGGCGCTCGTGCTGGGCGGCGACAACCTGCGGCAGCTCATCCGGCAGCATCCCGACATGGCGGTCGCGCTGACGGCGCAGGTGGCGCGCCAGACGCGCAGCCTGCAGGAGCGCCTCTCGCAGCTGGTGTTCCTGGAAGTCTCGCAGCGGCTCGCGCTGGCGCTGCTGCAGCTGGCGCACGAGAGCAGTCCGGGCGGGCAGGCGGCCGAGAACGGCCCGGTGGCGCTGCGGGGACGCATCTCGCATCAGGACCTCGCGTACGTGGTGGGGTCCACCCGCGAAACCATCACGAAGCTCCTCGGGGATTTCCGGGGGCGGGGCCTGCTGGACCTCGGGTACCGGCGCATCGTGGTCACGGACCTGTCCGGCCTTCAGGACGCGGCGCGCCAGCCGCTCGGCGCGTGA
- a CDS encoding NADPH-dependent FMN reductase: protein MKPAEVTPAAPLRFTVLSCSLDPNSRSRVLAHLSRDVLAGAGHHVQLIDLRDTPLPPFDHHAVYDSPHHATLHRAVQDADGVVLAAPVYNWSLGSALKNVIEATGSTGEGRRAAWFDQLVTFVCSGGLPHSYMAAASLQTSLMLDFKCVLNPYQVYASGRDWQDDGQPVPALRARLEKTLAVKAELAARLRGRTITSDWEI, encoded by the coding sequence GTGAAGCCCGCAGAAGTGACGCCCGCCGCCCCGCTGCGCTTCACGGTCCTGTCGTGCAGCCTCGACCCGAACAGCCGCAGCCGCGTCCTCGCGCACCTGAGCCGTGACGTGCTCGCCGGGGCCGGGCACCACGTCCAATTGATCGACCTGCGCGACACGCCCCTCCCGCCCTTCGACCATCACGCCGTGTACGACAGCCCACACCACGCCACGCTGCACCGCGCCGTGCAGGACGCGGACGGCGTGGTCCTCGCCGCGCCCGTCTACAACTGGTCGCTCGGCAGCGCCCTCAAAAACGTCATCGAGGCGACCGGCTCGACCGGGGAGGGCAGACGCGCGGCGTGGTTCGATCAGCTCGTGACCTTCGTGTGCTCCGGCGGACTGCCGCACAGCTACATGGCGGCCGCCAGCCTGCAGACGTCGCTGATGCTGGACTTCAAGTGCGTGCTCAACCCGTACCAGGTGTACGCGTCGGGCCGCGACTGGCAGGACGACGGGCAGCCCGTCCCGGCCCTGCGGGCGCGGCTGGAGAAGACGCTCGCCGTCAAGGCCGAACTGGCCGCCCGCCTGCGCGGCCGCACGATCACGTCCGACTGGGAGATCTGA
- a CDS encoding HAD family hydrolase, translated as MTFSPVRAVFWDLGGVLLSNGWDRDQRRAVVTQFGLDADDFQERHKLIVPELEMGRLSLDDYLTQTVFCRPVPFGRDAFVAAMEAQSTPDPEALALLSELAGRHRMYALNNESRELNAYRRRTFRLDGPLLAFFSSCYLGVAKPNPAIFRLALDMAGVQPHEAVMIDDRLQNAEAARSVGMHAVQFTGAAALRVSLAELGVEP; from the coding sequence ATGACCTTCTCCCCCGTCCGTGCGGTGTTCTGGGATCTCGGTGGCGTGCTGCTCTCCAACGGCTGGGACCGCGACCAGCGGCGGGCAGTCGTGACGCAGTTCGGGCTGGACGCGGACGACTTTCAGGAGCGGCACAAGCTGATCGTGCCGGAACTGGAGATGGGGCGCCTGTCGCTGGACGATTACCTGACGCAGACGGTGTTCTGCCGTCCCGTGCCGTTCGGGCGGGACGCGTTCGTGGCGGCGATGGAGGCGCAGAGCACGCCGGACCCGGAAGCGCTCGCCCTGCTGTCCGAACTGGCGGGACGGCACCGCATGTACGCGCTGAACAACGAGTCGCGCGAACTGAACGCGTACCGCCGCCGGACCTTCCGGCTGGACGGGCCGCTGCTGGCGTTCTTCAGCTCGTGTTACCTGGGGGTCGCGAAACCCAACCCGGCGATCTTCCGGCTGGCGCTCGACATGGCGGGCGTGCAGCCGCACGAGGCCGTGATGATCGACGACCGCCTGCAGAACGCGGAGGCGGCCCGCAGCGTCGGGATGCACGCGGTTCAGTTCACGGGCGCGGCGGCGCTGCGGGTGTCACTGGCGGAGTTGGGCGTGGAACCGTAA
- the cysS gene encoding cysteine--tRNA ligase, which yields MTQAPTFPDVYLYDTLQRRKVKFEATSPGRIGMYLCGPTVYSDAHVGHAKKEVAFDVIRRYFMHLGYAVRYVSNITDVGHLQNDSDDGEDKMLARARLEQLQPMEVAEKYFWSFMDDMGRLNVLRPSIQPRATGHIGEQIALVQELIARGHAYESHGSVYFDVRSWPNYGVLSGRKLDDQEEGTREEVRTEKRDPRDFALWKNAEPGHIMRWDSPWGEGFPGWHIECSAMSLKYLGEGFDIHGGGLDLQFPHHEAEIAQSEAAGHPFARYWMHNNMLTIGGEKMSKSKGNFTTLQDLYRRLDPMTVRFLLVSSHYRSITEFNDDAFVSAQNGYRRLTEAKGEVERRLASAAEHDDSALVTRIGAHRDAFEAAMRDDFNTPEAVAALFGLTRDVNAALAAGIGRAGLQAAHDAYRELGGDVLGLFMEGQSDTQDDAQMLDTLLELVLQARQNYRLNKQYAESDALRDRLAAVGLTIEDTRDGARWKK from the coding sequence ATGACCCAGGCCCCCACCTTCCCCGACGTGTACCTGTACGACACCCTGCAACGCCGCAAAGTGAAGTTCGAGGCGACCTCGCCCGGCCGCATCGGCATGTACCTGTGCGGACCCACCGTGTACAGCGACGCGCACGTCGGCCACGCCAAGAAGGAAGTCGCCTTCGACGTCATCCGCCGGTACTTCATGCACCTCGGGTACGCGGTGCGCTACGTCAGCAACATCACCGACGTCGGCCACCTCCAGAACGACAGCGACGACGGCGAGGACAAGATGCTCGCCCGCGCCCGCCTGGAACAGCTGCAGCCCATGGAAGTCGCCGAGAAGTACTTCTGGAGCTTCATGGACGACATGGGCCGCCTGAACGTCCTGCGGCCCAGCATCCAGCCGCGCGCGACCGGCCACATCGGCGAGCAGATCGCGCTCGTGCAGGAACTCATCGCGCGCGGCCACGCCTACGAATCGCACGGCAGCGTGTACTTCGACGTGCGCAGCTGGCCGAACTACGGCGTGCTGTCCGGCCGCAAACTCGACGACCAGGAGGAAGGCACCCGCGAGGAAGTCCGCACCGAGAAACGCGACCCGCGCGACTTCGCCCTCTGGAAGAACGCCGAACCCGGCCACATCATGCGCTGGGACTCCCCGTGGGGCGAGGGCTTCCCCGGCTGGCACATCGAGTGCAGCGCCATGAGCCTCAAGTACCTCGGGGAGGGCTTCGACATTCACGGCGGCGGCCTGGACCTGCAGTTCCCGCACCACGAGGCCGAGATCGCGCAGAGCGAAGCGGCCGGACACCCCTTCGCGCGCTACTGGATGCACAACAACATGCTCACCATCGGCGGCGAGAAGATGAGCAAGAGCAAAGGCAACTTCACGACCCTGCAGGACCTCTACAGGCGCCTCGACCCGATGACGGTGCGCTTCCTGCTCGTGTCCAGCCACTACCGCAGCATCACCGAATTCAACGACGACGCCTTCGTCAGCGCCCAGAACGGCTACAGGCGCCTCACCGAAGCGAAAGGCGAGGTCGAGCGCCGCCTGGCAAGCGCCGCCGAGCACGACGACTCGGCCCTCGTCACGCGGATCGGCGCGCACCGGGACGCGTTCGAGGCGGCCATGCGCGACGACTTCAACACGCCCGAAGCGGTCGCCGCGCTGTTCGGCCTGACGCGTGACGTGAACGCCGCCCTCGCCGCAGGGATCGGCCGTGCCGGACTGCAGGCCGCGCACGACGCGTACCGCGAACTGGGCGGCGACGTGCTCGGCCTGTTCATGGAGGGCCAGAGCGACACGCAGGACGACGCGCAGATGCTCGATACCCTGCTGGAACTCGTGCTGCAGGCCCGGCAGAACTACCGCCTGAACAAGCAGTACGCCGAGTCGGACGCCCTCCGTGACCGGCTGGCCGCCGTCGGCCTGACCATCGAGGACACCCGGGACGGCGCACGCTGGAAGAAGTGA
- a CDS encoding phosphoglycerate kinase: protein MQTLKQLDTRGKRVLVRVDYNVPLKDGVIQDDTRVTASLDTIRQLLSGGASVVLMSHLGRPKAGPEAKFSLQPVAARLSELLGQPVQFLGGLPSSDETRAAVQAMQPGDVALLENVRFEAGEEKNDATLSAALAQLGDAFVLDAFGSAHRAHSSVSGVAAHLPHAGGLLLEAEVTALSKLLDAPEHPYVVIIGGAKVSDKLLVIENLLPTVDRMLIGGGMAYTFVKAQGGRIGKSIHEDDFLDKARELLGRYGDKIVLPTDTLAGDAFSNDANTRVVPTADIPDDWEGMDIGPDSQAAFTAALQGAKTVFWNGPMGVFEFQKFASGTNAIAKAVADLGAGTYSVIGGGDSVSAINKSGQADRVSHISTGGGASLELLEGKKLPGVEAMK, encoded by the coding sequence ATGCAGACCCTCAAACAACTCGACACCCGGGGCAAACGCGTCCTCGTGCGCGTGGACTACAACGTGCCCCTCAAGGACGGCGTCATTCAGGACGACACGCGCGTCACGGCGAGCCTCGACACCATCCGGCAGCTGCTGTCGGGCGGCGCGAGCGTCGTCCTGATGAGTCACCTCGGCCGCCCGAAGGCCGGACCGGAAGCGAAATTCAGCCTGCAGCCCGTCGCGGCCCGCCTCTCGGAACTGCTCGGCCAGCCGGTGCAGTTCCTGGGCGGCCTGCCCAGCTCGGACGAGACGCGCGCGGCCGTGCAGGCCATGCAGCCCGGCGACGTGGCGCTGCTGGAGAACGTGCGCTTCGAGGCGGGCGAGGAGAAGAACGACGCCACCCTCAGCGCGGCCCTCGCGCAGCTCGGTGACGCGTTCGTGCTGGACGCCTTCGGCAGCGCGCACCGCGCGCACTCGTCCGTGAGCGGCGTCGCGGCGCACCTGCCGCACGCGGGCGGCCTGCTGCTCGAAGCGGAAGTCACGGCGCTCAGCAAGCTGCTGGACGCGCCCGAGCACCCGTACGTCGTCATCATCGGCGGCGCGAAGGTCAGCGACAAGCTCCTCGTGATCGAGAACCTCCTCCCGACCGTGGACCGCATGCTGATCGGCGGCGGCATGGCGTACACCTTCGTCAAGGCGCAGGGCGGACGGATCGGCAAGAGCATCCACGAGGACGACTTCCTGGACAAGGCCCGCGAACTGCTCGGCAGGTACGGCGACAAGATCGTCCTGCCGACCGACACGCTCGCCGGTGACGCGTTCAGCAACGACGCGAACACGCGCGTGGTGCCCACCGCCGACATCCCCGACGACTGGGAAGGCATGGACATCGGGCCGGACAGTCAGGCGGCCTTCACGGCGGCCCTGCAGGGCGCCAAGACCGTCTTCTGGAACGGCCCGATGGGCGTGTTCGAGTTCCAGAAGTTCGCGAGCGGCACGAACGCCATCGCGAAGGCCGTCGCTGACCTCGGCGCGGGCACGTACAGCGTGATCGGCGGCGGGGACAGCGTGAGCGCCATCAACAAGAGCGGTCAGGCGGACCGCGTGTCGCACATCAGCACGGGCGGCGGCGCGAGCCTCGAACTGCTGGAAGGCAAGAAGCTGCCCGGCGTGGAGGCGATGAAATGA
- a CDS encoding phosphotransferase yields the protein MGAVPDGPDHPQLPLFPTLEARYGPLVPADAGMQSRVYRAGDLVLKVYRRRRGEHLLEADNMRRAGMGDRVADALEADGVEVLVMRHFPGHPLREADVLPALPQLRDALTRLHAIRSGRVDLLKLRERLKRFRSALAPYPLEDLFEAVEGPLEHGALDVPASFCHLDLWQDNILVSEGGEVLVIDWTRAGFDDPLRDIALLKTGTLDMLPRQQSLDAALGMLPDRAPDTLLRFRAYLAHTCLHDLYWFLMNEPYAFEGQRDVKLPRARHALEHLAPHP from the coding sequence ATGGGCGCCGTGCCGGACGGCCCCGACCACCCCCAACTCCCGCTGTTTCCGACCCTGGAAGCCCGCTACGGGCCGCTCGTGCCGGCCGACGCGGGCATGCAGAGCCGCGTGTACCGCGCCGGTGACCTCGTCCTGAAGGTGTACCGCCGCAGGCGCGGCGAGCACCTGCTGGAGGCCGACAACATGCGCCGCGCCGGAATGGGAGACCGCGTGGCGGACGCGCTGGAGGCGGACGGCGTGGAAGTGCTCGTCATGCGGCACTTCCCGGGCCACCCGCTGCGCGAGGCGGACGTGCTGCCCGCCCTGCCGCAGCTGCGGGACGCGCTCACGCGGCTGCACGCCATCCGGTCCGGGCGGGTGGACCTGCTGAAGCTGCGTGAGCGCCTGAAACGCTTCCGGAGTGCGCTCGCACCGTACCCGCTGGAGGACCTGTTCGAGGCGGTCGAGGGGCCGCTGGAGCACGGCGCGCTCGACGTGCCCGCGTCGTTCTGTCACCTGGACCTGTGGCAGGACAACATCCTCGTCAGCGAGGGCGGAGAGGTGCTCGTGATCGACTGGACGCGCGCCGGGTTCGACGACCCGCTGCGCGACATCGCGCTCCTCAAGACCGGCACGCTCGACATGCTGCCGCGCCAGCAGAGCCTCGACGCGGCCCTCGGGATGCTGCCGGACCGCGCGCCGGACACGCTGCTGCGTTTCCGGGCGTACCTGGCGCACACGTGCCTGCACGACCTGTACTGGTTCCTGATGAACGAACCGTACGCCTTCGAGGGGCAGCGGGACGTGAAGCTCCCCCGCGCCCGGCATGCGCTCGAACACCTCGCCCCGCACCCCTGA